One Luteolibacter flavescens DNA window includes the following coding sequences:
- the folP gene encoding dihydropteroate synthase: MIWKLPARDIVFPRRPLVMGIVNVNDDSFSGDGTLEIAAALAQAKRQAEEGADVIDVGAESARTNRAAVAVEEEVRRFREFLTRWPETVAAAVPKDDPQVWPPVLSANTWRPEVVEAVLPLGVELVNDMGALPDDRNARLCAGAGASLLVMHSVGEPKVPHFHQQWDDVMGAMERFFEEKIAMAVDAGLPLEALVLDPGIDFAKQREDNLRVFRELERLHRFGRPLLVPVSRKTVIGEVLGIPEPKERDAGTVACISAAMRRGAQMLRVHDVRAAWQTVKTLDALG, from the coding sequence GTGATCTGGAAGCTGCCCGCCCGAGACATCGTTTTTCCCCGCCGCCCGCTGGTCATGGGGATCGTGAATGTGAATGACGACTCCTTCTCCGGCGATGGCACGCTGGAGATCGCGGCGGCGCTCGCGCAGGCGAAGCGCCAGGCGGAGGAGGGCGCGGACGTGATCGACGTGGGGGCGGAGAGCGCGCGGACGAATCGCGCCGCGGTCGCGGTGGAGGAGGAGGTGCGGCGCTTCCGGGAGTTTCTCACCCGCTGGCCGGAGACAGTTGCGGCGGCGGTGCCAAAGGATGACCCCCAGGTGTGGCCACCCGTCCTCTCCGCGAATACCTGGCGGCCCGAGGTAGTGGAGGCCGTGCTTCCGCTTGGCGTGGAGCTCGTGAATGACATGGGCGCGCTACCCGATGACCGGAATGCGCGGCTCTGCGCCGGGGCAGGGGCGTCGCTGCTCGTCATGCACTCCGTCGGCGAGCCAAAAGTCCCGCATTTCCATCAGCAATGGGACGATGTGATGGGGGCCATGGAGCGCTTCTTCGAGGAGAAGATCGCGATGGCCGTGGATGCGGGTCTGCCGCTTGAGGCGCTGGTGCTCGACCCGGGCATCGACTTCGCGAAGCAGCGCGAGGACAACCTACGGGTCTTCCGCGAGCTGGAGCGCCTGCATCGCTTCGGCCGTCCCTTGCTGGTGCCGGTGAGCCGCAAGACGGTGATCGGCGAGGTGCTGGGAATTCCCGAACCAAAGGAGCGCGATGCCGGCACCGTGGCATGCATCTCCGCAGCCATGC
- a CDS encoding sugar phosphate isomerase/epimerase family protein, translating to MSVTFGASTWLWTSPFTSEHGDLLRSIAKLGFDAVELPIEDPDLVDAAEIRPILEETGLTPYLCGAFGPGRDLTNADSSVRANTRAYLSRLMDLAEALDIPFIAGPMYAQVGKARQLSPDDRQREWDLAASELRTVANEAGNRGLKLAIEAINRFESDLVNTTADTIRLIRSIDHPAAKAMIDTFHMTIEESDIGDAIRHAGDDLIHVQVSENHRGVTGTGLTPWQDFRDALRDIRYTGAIVIESFTPDNRDLAGAVCIWKRFTTTQDEFAGRGLAFMQDLFDRPLRSLEAAILTASH from the coding sequence ATGAGCGTCACTTTTGGAGCCAGCACCTGGCTGTGGACTTCGCCCTTCACCTCGGAGCACGGCGATCTTCTCCGCAGCATCGCGAAACTGGGATTCGACGCGGTCGAGCTTCCCATCGAGGACCCCGATCTGGTGGATGCGGCGGAGATCCGCCCCATCCTGGAGGAGACCGGCCTGACCCCGTATCTCTGCGGTGCCTTCGGCCCCGGGCGCGACCTGACGAATGCCGACTCCAGCGTGCGCGCGAATACCCGCGCCTACCTCTCCCGCCTGATGGATCTGGCCGAGGCGCTGGACATCCCCTTCATCGCCGGACCGATGTATGCGCAGGTCGGAAAGGCGCGCCAGCTTTCCCCGGACGATCGCCAGCGCGAGTGGGACCTGGCAGCGAGCGAACTCCGCACCGTGGCGAATGAAGCGGGCAACCGCGGCCTGAAGCTCGCGATCGAGGCGATCAACCGCTTCGAAAGCGATCTGGTCAATACCACCGCCGACACCATCCGGCTGATCCGCTCCATCGACCATCCCGCAGCGAAGGCGATGATCGATACCTTCCATATGACCATCGAGGAGTCGGACATCGGCGACGCCATCCGCCATGCGGGCGACGATCTGATCCACGTGCAGGTCAGTGAAAACCACCGCGGAGTCACCGGCACCGGCCTCACCCCGTGGCAGGACTTCCGCGATGCCCTGCGCGACATCCGCTACACCGGCGCGATCGTCATCGAGTCCTTCACGCCGGACAATCGCGACCTCGCAGGCGCGGTCTGCATCTGGAAGCGCTTCACCACCACGCAGGATGAATTCGCCGGGCGCGGCCTCGCCTTCATGCAGGATCTCTTCGACCGGCCGCTCCGCAGCCTGGAGGCCGCGATCTTGACCGCCTCCCACTGA
- a CDS encoding Gfo/Idh/MocA family protein: protein MSDINIAIVGLGFGAEFIPIYQRLKGVNMYAICQRTQSKLDEVGDKFGIEKRYTSYDDLLADPDVHAVHINSPIPDHAEQSIKALKAGKHVACTVPMATSVEDCKKIVDLVKETGLKYMMMETVVYAREFLFMKELYDKGELGKIQFIKASHQQDMDGWPGYWPGLPPMHYATHCVGPALGLMRSEAEYVSCFGSGTIREEMHGCYGSPFAVETTHVKFKDSDVSAHIYRSLFDVARQYRESIEVYGSQKSVEWPLIEHNPLVLHTAKLPEPEIPSEVESPDFAHYLPEEIQLFTKGGVYGGDTGEDHLSFTQGAGHGGSHPHLVHQFVKMLQTGEDAYPNAIESANITCTGILAHESALKGGELIRLPEWTHR, encoded by the coding sequence ATGAGTGACATCAACATCGCCATCGTCGGACTCGGGTTCGGCGCCGAATTCATCCCGATCTACCAGCGCCTGAAGGGCGTGAACATGTATGCCATCTGCCAGCGCACCCAGTCCAAGCTGGATGAAGTCGGCGACAAGTTCGGGATCGAAAAGCGCTACACCTCCTACGACGACCTGCTCGCCGATCCGGACGTCCACGCCGTCCACATCAACTCCCCCATCCCGGACCACGCCGAGCAATCCATCAAGGCGCTGAAGGCGGGCAAGCACGTCGCCTGCACCGTGCCGATGGCGACCAGTGTCGAGGACTGCAAGAAAATCGTCGATCTGGTTAAGGAGACCGGCCTGAAATACATGATGATGGAGACCGTGGTATATGCCCGCGAGTTCCTCTTCATGAAGGAGCTCTATGACAAGGGCGAGCTCGGCAAGATCCAGTTCATCAAGGCATCCCACCAGCAGGACATGGATGGCTGGCCGGGCTACTGGCCGGGCCTGCCGCCGATGCACTACGCCACCCACTGCGTGGGCCCGGCGCTCGGCCTGATGCGCTCCGAGGCGGAGTATGTGTCCTGCTTCGGCTCCGGCACCATCCGCGAGGAGATGCACGGCTGCTACGGCTCGCCCTTCGCCGTGGAGACCACCCACGTGAAATTCAAGGACAGCGATGTCTCCGCGCACATCTACCGCTCGCTCTTCGACGTGGCGCGGCAGTATCGCGAGTCCATCGAGGTCTATGGCTCGCAAAAGTCCGTCGAGTGGCCGCTGATCGAGCACAATCCGCTGGTGCTCCACACCGCGAAGCTGCCCGAGCCGGAGATCCCTTCGGAAGTCGAGAGCCCGGACTTCGCCCACTACCTGCCGGAGGAAATCCAGCTCTTCACGAAGGGCGGCGTCTACGGCGGCGACACCGGCGAGGACCACCTCTCCTTCACCCAGGGCGCGGGCCACGGCGGCAGCCACCCGCACCTCGTCCACCAGTTCGTGAAGATGCTCCAGACCGGCGAGGACGCGTATCCGAATGCCATCGAAAGCGCGAACATCACCTGCACCGGCATCCTCGCCCACGAGTCCGCGCTCAAGGGCGGCGAACTCATCCGCCTGCCGGAGTGGACGCACCGCTGA
- a CDS encoding argininosuccinate synthase — protein MKIVVAYSGGLDTSVLLLWLKEKYNAEIIAYCADVGQGDELDGLEEKALTTGASKCYIGDLKEDFAANYIFPMIQAGAIYEGRYLLGTSIARPCIAKGMLDIAIAEGADAIAHGATGKGNDQVRFELSAASLAPNVKCIAPWRDASFREQFPGRSEMIAYAEAHNIPIKASMKKPYSMDRNLLHISFEAGMLEDPWYDATTPDDREMYVLSVAPEDAPDTPEYVEILFDKGNAIGIRHDGLDAIITELGDVKVTGSQDGYTLLTPYGVMRVLNLLGGRNGVGRVDIVENRFVGMKSRGVYETPGGTILLAAHRDLEALTVDREAMFIRDGLIPKYAQLVYNGFWFAPEREAIQALVTQTQQTVSGEVRVKLYKGNVMNAGRKSPHSLYSEAVATMEGGQEAAYNQDDATGFIALNALRLKASARQVK, from the coding sequence ATGAAAATCGTCGTCGCTTACTCGGGAGGACTCGACACCTCCGTGCTGCTTCTCTGGCTCAAGGAGAAGTACAACGCTGAAATCATCGCCTACTGCGCGGACGTGGGTCAGGGCGACGAGCTGGACGGCCTGGAGGAAAAGGCCCTCACCACCGGTGCCTCGAAGTGCTACATCGGCGACCTCAAGGAGGACTTCGCGGCCAACTACATCTTCCCGATGATCCAAGCTGGCGCGATCTACGAGGGCCGCTACCTGCTCGGCACCTCGATCGCCCGCCCGTGCATCGCCAAAGGCATGCTGGACATCGCCATCGCGGAAGGCGCCGACGCCATCGCCCACGGTGCCACCGGCAAGGGCAATGACCAGGTCCGCTTCGAGCTTTCCGCCGCCTCGCTCGCTCCGAATGTGAAGTGCATCGCCCCATGGCGCGACGCTTCCTTCCGCGAGCAATTCCCCGGCCGCTCCGAGATGATCGCCTACGCCGAGGCGCACAATATCCCGATCAAGGCTTCCATGAAGAAGCCCTACTCGATGGACCGGAATCTTCTGCACATCTCCTTCGAGGCCGGCATGCTCGAGGACCCGTGGTACGACGCCACCACCCCGGACGACCGCGAGATGTACGTCCTCTCCGTGGCCCCGGAAGACGCCCCGGACACCCCGGAATACGTCGAGATCCTTTTCGACAAGGGCAATGCCATCGGCATCAGGCACGACGGCCTCGACGCGATCATCACCGAGCTCGGCGACGTGAAGGTCACCGGCAGCCAGGACGGCTACACGCTGCTCACCCCGTACGGCGTGATGCGCGTGCTGAACCTGCTCGGCGGCCGCAATGGCGTCGGCCGGGTGGACATCGTGGAAAACCGCTTCGTCGGCATGAAGTCCCGCGGCGTCTATGAGACCCCCGGCGGCACCATCCTGCTCGCCGCCCACCGCGACCTCGAGGCGCTGACCGTGGACCGCGAGGCCATGTTCATCCGCGACGGCCTCATCCCGAAGTACGCGCAGCTCGTTTACAATGGCTTCTGGTTCGCCCCCGAGCGTGAGGCCATCCAGGCACTCGTCACCCAGACCCAGCAGACCGTCTCCGGCGAGGTGCGCGTGAAGCTCTACAAGGGCAACGTGATGAATGCCGGCCGCAAGAGCCCGCACAGCCTCTACTCCGAAGCAGTCGCCACCATGGAAGGCGGCCAGGAAGCGGCCTACAACCAGGACGACGCCACCGGCTTCATCGCCCTCAACGCCCTGCGCCTCAAGGCCAGCGCCCGCCAGGTCAAGTAA